The following is a genomic window from Miscanthus floridulus cultivar M001 chromosome 14, ASM1932011v1, whole genome shotgun sequence.
tttgttccggtgtcaatgggtgaagctgaccggaggaggggtaacagttgacaaagagtatggaatgacaacagtggatctcaacaatattgggtacaaagacgaaccattcgtccttgctgccaatGTGAGtaagatgttctatgtgaaagacatgtctacaaaatcaaagagaggaaaaaatgaagacatcaactcaatgatcaatgagctaaagcgccacatagttctttctgggaaaataaatatagtgagaattgaagacaagttagacatgtcagaagattatgaaagaaatgtccgaattccacccttcataatgaagaaagatccaagcatcatgttaaatgataaagatactccatggttatgacaagatcataaccaagggtcatacatcaagaagaaattcactgttgtgcccgtatgatacaacgatgcactattgtgacatagttttagaaagtctatatgagattcaagaatttatgactagtgtttgataaaactttctcaaatgggaaaataagctatgtaacaattgtagatcttgctgagatgatcaaacttggtattcagagttttttcatctgaggtcatttagtgtctcatttgagcaagtttgaccaagtcaaatttggtcaaatgaaaaaataacactttgactctagtattatgaactctaaatgacttcaaattgaaaagttttgaataccaagtttgttaaaatcatcaagatctataattgttgttttggtcaactttccatttgagatagtttggatggttcaaatttatgatttttaaatttctacgcctacaaactagtttttggaaccctagattgtcttaaattgaaaagttttgaataccaagtttgttcagctcatcaagatctataatccttatataggcaattttttcatttgagaaagtttgaataaaatgtagttcaaatttcacaagtgtgtgacatagttttagaaagtctatatgagattcaagaatttgtaactagtgtttgataaaactttctcaaatgggaaagtgagctatgtaacaattgtagatatttctaagatgatcaaacttggtattcagagatttttcatctgaggtcatttagtgtctcatttgagcaagtttgaccaagtcaaatttggtcaaatgaaaatacaacactttgactctagtattatggactctaaatgacttcaaattgaaaagttttgaataataccaagtttgttaaactcatcaagatctacaattgttgttttggtcaactttccatttgagatagcttggatggttcaaatttgtgatttttaaatttctatgcctacaaactagttttcggaactctagattgtctcaaattgaaaagttttgaataccaagtttgttcagctcatcaagatatacaatccttataaaggctatttttcatttgagaaagtttaaacaaaatgtagtttaaatttcacaagtgtgtgacatagttttagaaagtctatatgagattcaagaatttgtgactagtatttgataaaactttctcaaatggaaaaataagctatataacaattgtagatcttgctaagatgatcaaacttggtattcaaagatttttcatctgaggtcatttagtgtctcatttgagcaagtttgaccaagtcaaatttggtcaaatgaaaatacaacactttgactctagtattatggactctaaatgacttcaaattgaaaagttttgaataccaagtttgttaaactcatcgagatctacaattgttgttttggtcaactttccatttgagataggttgaatggttcaaatttgtgatttttaaatttctacgcctataaactagttttcgataccctagattgtctcaaattgaaaaattttgaataccaagtttgttcagatcatcaagatatacaattattgttttggtcaactttccatttgagaaagtttaaatggttcaaatttgtgatttttaaatttcgacgcctacaaactagtttttggaaccctagattgtctcaaattgaaatgttttgaatattaagtttttcaactcatcaagatctacaatccttatataggcaatttttttatttgaaaaagttgtagaacaaaaatattatattttctttatttttataggatcaacaaaaatttcctatcattttggtcaaaaaaccgagaaaaaattgaaacattgacgttacaataatgtgataagaAATTTCCtaccgaataatattagttttattaattttaagttacaaatatatttttgcattaacaaaatacttagtattagtaacatttatattctatattcataaaagaaattaaaaactttagggtacaaaatttttctatttacaataaataattagttaatcaatagtatttttaaaaataaatattgcaaagtattgaagttgctatagaattaattagtattaaacaaggagaacaaaatcaaaatccgaggcctttccaattactatagcgggctgccaaaatttttaggccttcagtcccggcccaagccaggaaccggaactaaagggtgggcggaattgcccacccaaaaatacctttagtcccggctggtaacaccaaccgggactaaagatcctttagtctcggctggtaagccgagccgggactaaaggttggacctttagtcccggttcggcttaccagccgggactaaaggatgtttagtcccgattggtgttaccaGTCGAGACTaatgggtcccggcctatatatatcgaacggttactctgttcatcttctactttttgatctacaacgtcgatctcgtctctgccgcgcccagccgcgtcgagctctgccgcgccgccgtcgtacgtcgtctacccccgcccggcctcgtcgttgAGCCCCGCCCAGCGGCCGTCGATctcgtctccgccgtacgtcgtcctcgcgcggctcagctcggccccgtggccggccagaaCGCCCGCCATCCGCCCGCCTGCTAGCTATAGCTCAGCCATATTTTTTAGGtagtttttagttagttttttagatagtttttgatatatgttaattagatttaaatgtattaaaatttaattagtactttatttagatagtttttattatagtttttgatatatttagtaattattattctatctctctatatatgtgttagatttaattttgatttagtaattctatctatgtatatatgttaggtttaattagatttagtaattaattctatctagatatatgtgtgttattttatttaattggatttagtaattatattctatctctctatatatatgttagatttaattttgttttagtaattgacacatgcatattttattagtaattctatctctatatcacatgcatattttattttagtaattctatctatatatcacttggatattgtacttatgttatgtgccatagtaattctatctatgtcttgaagatacaaatggctgctccggatgataacttgaatgatgacataatgacagatattatcaatgccggcaccaatacggatgtagatgacatgagtcagtactttgctgattatgaggatatcctgaatatcccggtggttgaagatcaataaattatcgcgcaagaaaatactggcgaggtatattcgattatctatcatctcttatagatgcatgcgtacgtatatttattgttaatcgttgtgtttctactcatgtagccggtctctggatctacatcaaccaccgacaagagtagaaaagtctgagggccaaaaaagccattagagggccgttttataatatcagaattcgacaccgacaccggcaaaccattgggaccatatgctcagacatatgtcaatcaatgtgggttcattataagggataggatcccagttagtgctcgtgaatggaagcagaagatatccgctcctaatgttagttttgtatctgatcgtgacaagaacctagcttggagagatatcactcagcatttcacattataagcagatgatgctttgaaggagctagtgagtgATTGGACAatggagaagatggcaacattattccagagttggaagaagacattgtataaaaagtttatcttgaagaataaaacgccggatttcaatgctaagacgtttgtcaagttggagtcccattgagatgacttcgtacaatacaagacatctcaagagagtgaggaacgtgtgatgaggaattagcagaatgcccgatagaagcaataccatcatcgcatgggatcaggtggttataggagtgctattcccaagtggcagaacctagaagcagagattactgccaagggaatcatacctgaaacaatagagaagaactggcctcaatgcgcgaagaattggttctacactcatgggggaagcctagacccagacactggcaagctaattttcggccaaaaactTGAGAGaacaacacagagactagcttgtgctagggaagaagctgatagtggtgttttcaagcccaacagagaaaaggatgaattaacatatgccctagagaatcctgaacatggtggtcgaacaagaggctatggggcggttccgtggctacaagcattcccagcagacaaggatacctacagaagccgccagagaaagaaggatgaggaggcagaccaaatctgtgtattggagcaatttgttaatgagtcacgataagcattgcttgaatcacgtgaacgagaaaaatctcttgaggcaagaatgcaggaggagatcaagaggcaagtgcagctagcaatgagtcaaatgcattcacaatcaacgccgggagtcaccattagccccgttggtcagatgaaaagtagttATGCTTCCacagagctgccagttattcaaggtgacgctgggttgcgcttccctgttgatgacattactgagcctctaacaacatgtgagctgcacattccagatggtaataatgcatcaatcatggtggctatcggggttgtatctccaatagaccgaacgaagacaccaagaatccatgagtCAGTTATtgaacctggatatgctagcatctcggtcgatagagtgctcaaaggttacaacaatgttcctcttgacattgaaggcgatgatggggagaagacactaggagaagcagagaagacatttattcaatggcgcaaatgcttcatcatcattcctggggcaccaccgcttcccctaactcaccctaggtatgaatgaaagtgaatgaaatattattttccattaattttatattggcttcaaaaataattgacccacaacttgtttttgtagcagggtctcccccagcctagcccaatcattcattccccatctcatcacagcgtcacggggggcgagacgacttcatccccacggcgatctccaactcctacactagccccatcgcctccacaacgatcttcaactcctacaccggccccaccgcctccacaacgatctccaacgcctccacgctggAATCCAAcatcggcctcatcgcctccacgccgatctccaacaccgcccccaccccctccacagcgatgcactacaaagacgtctaaggtcccggcggcaaagaagacccaaaaaaaagagttatttctcaataaatacttcctgaaaagactgatgagcaaatagcagctgaagaagacaaaaaagtgaaagatttttttatagatatccaaaagcagagacaagcgaagcttaaggagaagtcatacttttacataccacgagatcagctaaggcagaaggtcgaagctcacaagaaaaagatgcttgaagttcgtaagcctccgccactatcagactatgaccgctccctcgtgaagtcatatgatgcacataagaaaaggaaaagagcatcagggaaggatgtcccatagctcagacaacagaagcaaccaatgcaaaatatTATTGTTGCTAataaatatggttccaacatagaagtctatcgaccagacaactctagagaagtgtcgattcaagaccttaatgctttttttgaactaactggtttaaccttggatcaattgacgggcaaagctccaatccagaacctggaagttaatacctggaagacttataaaattggcaaaagtctgtacaaccctgcggctctgaatgaattaggtatgcaaatgtacttgctcaacaagtggtacatgcagacgtgtggcaggggtgagcagtggatctttgtcagatttagagaccatcattacttccgtggcgatgacatcttacatattagtttcgaagaattgcatcaactatgcCACTTGGACGATCTGGACAAagcaatcattagctccttttgtttgtaagtgattcttacttttatttaataaactcacttccatgcatatgtgtatataattatcctcacatgtaacttatatttatatacatattctagatgtcagagctccaaagaatacaagacaccagtgttggcttcattgattcttatatcgtattcaaaatcgatattattgtcaaggagcactgggtatctgaagcatagacgaatatcatgaagttcttcgtgaagcagcacgacaagacaacaatactttttccgtacaactttgagtaagtgttaataataatatagtctacatattttatgtaatatcaatacaacttatatgcatgtacgtgtgtataaaccaatgcaggtttcactggatactcattgtcattgagttaaactcaagttggttagtaatcttggagtcattgagaaaagagcagcaaccaggtaataacttatgtggatactatgtttgtgaatttatcactgcacacataaaaagaactcctgaagatgttctcagagtacgtatatatcaattttttatttatttttaaatgaatatatatatgtatgtattaatacttttccttttatttcaaatgtaagactgaatggttgaaacgaaggatcatgcaaaaagaccatctgaaagcagtttaagagtcaatagcaggatatcttctagaaaaagtgctaaatcccaacggcgagttctactttgatcctaaggaactaatgatgtaaattaaatgtttattaatatcgttattttcgagaacaagattatgaaagtgttgtatatatacatatatatctataatatatatagtttcatactttattcgaatataataatgctcgagatgagaattagatgtaattatatgcgtgcatgtatttatattagcagcgtagaatacgtacataaaaacatattacatattaaacaaatatgtgtaactgaactgaaaacaaattaaacaaaaaaaagaaaaagaaaaggaacctttagtcctggttggggttaccaaccgggactaaagggtgcggccacgtttgctcggctggagggcctttagtctcggttggtaacaccaaccaggactaaaggtccctctttagtcccggctcgatgacccgggactgaaggttccacctttagtcctgggatcgttgtcccggcgtggtaactaggactaaaggccgttaccgcccgggataacaagtccatcctgtagtagtgggATGATATTAATGTACCCTAAGTCCCCAATGTACCAGTATTAGATTGTAAAAgacatcttactattactaattagaagCCCCAACGGAGCCTCCACGTTAATCCTCACCGGACGCTCTAGAAAAAGgtaaatcctagaaattctcacaaaaatcaGAAAGATCTGCCCATTAAAttatactattactaattagaggccccaacgGAGTCTCCACGTTAATCCTCACCAGACACTctagaaaaaaaagataaatcctagaaattctcacaaaCACTACTACATAAACTTTATCGAGGCAGGCATTTTGGATTAACCGAGGCTATTTTTCCAACCACCTCTGACGAAAGATCACGGTTAATCGTGCCATAACGGAGACtacctcggttaatcgattaaccgaggcgggcggcGTAAGgcaaccgccttggttaatgctattaacggaggcggttgagTTAAGTAGCCCGCCTCCGTaaataattttagaaaataaaaaaagcccCACCGAGCCCGATAGCCCATCGAGCCCGATCCCGCACGCCACCACCGGCCGGATCTAGCCTCGCCACACTGTGATGGAGAGGGGCACCATCGTGCTCGAGAGGAGAGGAGTGACATCGGTCTCTAGAGGGGAGGTGCCGACAGGAGGTGAAGGGCGCGCCAcagatggagatggaggtggagggGACCAGCTAGATCTGCGCTCTCCCTCCACTGTTGCCCGCCACCCTCCATTGGATCGGGCGTAAGGAGGAGGTGGCGCGCCCCTCCACACCATCACCAGCCGGATCCGGGGTGGTGGAGCTGCGTCGTCcttggggaagaaggggaaggccgTTGGATCCATGGTGGTGATGCCGGATCTAGGGTGGTGGAGGTGCGCCATCCTTGGGAAAGAAGGGGAAGGCCGCCGATCCGGGGTGGTGGAGGTGCACCGTCcttggggaagaaggggaaggccaTCGCCACTTCCACCCCGCTGCTCCTCGCCGAACG
Proteins encoded in this region:
- the LOC136503460 gene encoding uncharacterized protein, with amino-acid sequence MWWRTPGASVSPAPFLSPLSSSHSPAMLLLLPNAVAHPSLPHAEAHETPPSPTRWLPWSAFGEEQRGGSGDGLPLLPQGRCTSTTPDRRPSPSFPRMAHLHHPRSGITTMDPTAFPFFPKDDAAPPPRIRLVMVWRGAPPPPYARSNGGWRATVEGERRSSWSPPPPSPSVARPSPPVGTSPLETDVTPLLSSTMVPLSITVWRG